One part of the Chloroflexota bacterium genome encodes these proteins:
- a CDS encoding NAD(P)-dependent oxidoreductase has translation MKTLRNEKILFTGLTGQIGFPMATKLAKNNEVWGIARFRDKAKQEEVKKSGIITRVLDLANPDFRQLPKDFTYVIHFGVFQEGGLDFDYALRVNAEGTGLLMNHCRKARAFFVMSTCSIYETPQDPYHAAKETDPIGADRPAHAPTYAVSKTAEEAVARLMARLLNLPTTIARMNVSYGPDGGLPAYQFEWMLAGAPIPTMARRRSVTTPIHQDDINAQITGLLAAASVPATIVNWGGDDVVEEVTYCRYMAKIAGLEAKFERTKDAVRHVVTDNTKRIELVGKCRVKWQDGMRHMIAARHPELKLRV, from the coding sequence ATGAAAACACTTCGAAATGAGAAAATCCTGTTCACTGGTCTCACTGGGCAGATTGGCTTTCCCATGGCTACTAAGCTGGCCAAGAACAATGAGGTCTGGGGGATCGCACGATTTCGGGACAAGGCTAAGCAAGAAGAGGTTAAGAAGTCGGGGATCATCACCCGCGTGCTGGATTTGGCTAATCCAGATTTCCGTCAACTGCCGAAGGACTTCACCTACGTGATCCACTTTGGCGTCTTCCAGGAAGGGGGTCTGGACTTCGACTATGCCCTACGCGTCAACGCCGAAGGCACGGGCCTTCTGATGAACCATTGCCGCAAGGCACGTGCCTTCTTTGTTATGTCAACATGCTCCATCTATGAGACGCCACAAGACCCTTACCACGCAGCCAAGGAGACAGACCCAATAGGCGCCGACAGACCGGCGCATGCTCCTACGTACGCTGTCTCCAAGACGGCGGAGGAAGCCGTGGCGCGACTTATGGCGCGCCTACTGAACCTACCCACCACCATCGCCCGGATGAACGTGTCTTATGGGCCAGACGGAGGACTACCAGCATATCAGTTCGAGTGGATGCTGGCGGGTGCGCCGATCCCCACTATGGCGCGGCGCCGTTCGGTGACTACTCCTATTCATCAGGATGATATCAACGCTCAGATTACCGGGTTGCTCGCGGCGGCAAGCGTGCCAGCCACCATCGTCAACTGGGGAGGGGATGATGTGGTGGAAGAGGTGACCTACTGCCGTTACATGGCAAAGATCGCGGGTCTGGAAGCCAAGTTTGAGCGCACCAAGGATGCCGTCAGACATGTGGTCACCGACAATACTAAACGCATAGAGCTGGTCGGGAAATGTCGCGTGAAATGGCAAGATGGGATGCGTCACATGATTGCTGCACGGCACCCGGAGCTAAAGCTAAGAGTGTAG